Proteins encoded in a region of the Catenulispora sp. EB89 genome:
- a CDS encoding tyrosine-type recombinase/integrase, producing MKDVRTTFKVRVWANRPVKLAKRTHYQVRWFLDGQEFNQSFPNAKAADSHRSMLVAALRNGEAFAFVTGLPLSHPKTVEARTEPAVQQRSAFDLATAFVDRKWRDAAAAYRVDIAKAMTAFTAAMLTETPSARISGTKLRAALRNWQFAVTQRKAMPADVAVIVEWVSGRTRPVADLEDANTFEDVFSKIVRKLDGKPMAESSYKRYRAIMNNFLAYCVRFKQLEVNPLTAMEISDTKASPPTKAIIPVDRRRLTDQATAEALLAAVGRTSRNGRVLELAMEVMYRAGPRPEEIVAMEVGDFVGAKTGGGWGELVLYEAAPETAKRWTDDGTRRQRRGLKGRARSESRRVPVHPVLEQKLSAYIAEKELKPGTRMFSGQRGGELAYSVLDKALKRARQAVLSEEQVASALAKTLYDWRHLCLTNWLNRGIPPANVAQWAGSSVPVLLATYVNVIDNEAVLRGLLDRMYDLPVDAEVLRDVSGDQDDG from the coding sequence TTGAAAGACGTCCGTACGACCTTCAAGGTGAGGGTGTGGGCCAACCGCCCGGTCAAACTCGCCAAAAGGACTCACTATCAGGTCCGTTGGTTCCTCGACGGCCAAGAGTTCAATCAGTCCTTCCCCAACGCCAAGGCCGCGGACAGCCATCGGTCGATGCTGGTCGCTGCCCTTCGCAACGGCGAGGCCTTCGCGTTCGTCACCGGCTTGCCGCTGTCGCACCCCAAGACGGTCGAGGCGCGGACCGAGCCTGCCGTGCAGCAACGGAGCGCTTTCGACCTGGCTACCGCCTTCGTCGACCGTAAATGGCGCGACGCTGCGGCTGCCTATCGGGTGGATATCGCGAAGGCGATGACGGCATTCACCGCTGCGATGCTCACCGAAACACCATCTGCGCGCATCAGTGGCACGAAGCTGCGCGCGGCTTTGAGGAACTGGCAGTTCGCCGTCACTCAGCGAAAGGCGATGCCGGCAGATGTCGCTGTGATCGTCGAGTGGGTGAGTGGACGTACTCGGCCCGTTGCCGACCTGGAAGACGCAAACACCTTCGAAGACGTTTTCTCGAAGATTGTTCGCAAGCTCGATGGCAAGCCGATGGCGGAGTCGTCCTACAAGCGCTATCGGGCGATCATGAACAACTTCCTCGCCTACTGCGTCCGCTTCAAGCAGTTGGAGGTCAACCCGCTGACGGCAATGGAGATCTCCGACACCAAAGCGAGCCCGCCGACCAAGGCGATCATCCCGGTCGACAGGAGGCGCCTCACAGACCAGGCGACGGCCGAAGCACTTCTGGCCGCCGTGGGCCGCACCAGTCGCAACGGCCGGGTGCTGGAACTGGCGATGGAGGTGATGTACCGGGCGGGGCCGCGCCCGGAGGAGATCGTGGCTATGGAAGTCGGCGACTTCGTGGGTGCCAAGACAGGCGGGGGATGGGGCGAACTCGTCCTCTATGAGGCGGCTCCCGAAACTGCCAAGCGCTGGACTGATGACGGCACGCGCCGTCAGCGTCGCGGGTTGAAGGGCAGGGCTCGCAGCGAGAGCCGTCGCGTGCCCGTGCACCCGGTTCTTGAGCAGAAGCTCTCCGCCTACATCGCCGAGAAGGAGCTCAAGCCGGGGACCCGCATGTTCAGTGGGCAGCGGGGCGGCGAACTCGCCTACTCCGTGCTCGACAAGGCCCTCAAGAGAGCGCGGCAGGCGGTTCTCAGTGAGGAGCAAGTCGCCTCGGCGCTGGCCAAGACGTTGTACGACTGGCGCCACCTGTGCCTGACCAACTGGCTCAACCGTGGCATCCCGCCGGCGAACGTCGCCCAATGGGCGGGCAGCTCTGTGCCGGTACTGCTCGCAACCTACGTGAACGTCATCGACAACGAGGCGGTGCTGCGCGGCCTGCTTGACCGGATGTACGACCTGCCGGTCGACGCGGAGGTCCTACGGGACGTGAGCGGAGATCAAGATGACGGTTGA
- a CDS encoding DUF2637 domain-containing protein, which produces MSHQNTVWPVRAVAPSSAAAGHASDAPPLPTWLATGLLALSGGVLLALACASAWLSYHAQVGYVLAHNGNQAAEARVWALLLDAGTAGVSLLRLYETLQRRTNVATSVSLLGCITASVVMNLLNTPSHSLGGYLVAAVPPVMYAVFLEHLLANVRNVLARDEERRSMWRTSTLWVNFPALMWSTRRSLLRHEAESALKASESASCSDDVSPCAGSAVEEQVERPEGTKGTRRTKAPARAFRRGRGPGPKRIAFEAALKDQVQSGDLRLFSQDERERNAAAYQAAASLPAPLSRGTARRYVVQALPRLEKSGAPLELPTSAGAPKSG; this is translated from the coding sequence ATGTCTCACCAGAATACGGTTTGGCCTGTACGCGCGGTCGCACCATCGTCCGCAGCGGCCGGCCATGCGTCCGATGCCCCGCCTCTGCCGACCTGGCTGGCGACCGGATTGCTGGCTCTATCCGGAGGTGTGCTGCTCGCGCTCGCGTGCGCCTCCGCCTGGTTGTCGTACCACGCCCAGGTGGGGTACGTGCTGGCCCACAACGGCAACCAGGCCGCGGAGGCAAGAGTCTGGGCTCTACTCCTGGACGCCGGGACGGCCGGCGTTTCCCTCCTCCGTCTCTACGAGACGCTGCAGCGCCGTACGAATGTGGCTACGAGCGTCTCGTTACTCGGATGCATCACGGCGAGCGTGGTCATGAACCTGCTGAACACTCCTTCTCACTCGCTTGGCGGGTATCTCGTCGCAGCCGTTCCGCCTGTGATGTACGCGGTGTTTCTGGAGCACTTGCTCGCCAACGTGCGCAACGTCCTAGCGCGGGATGAGGAGCGGCGCAGCATGTGGCGCACGTCCACGTTGTGGGTCAACTTCCCCGCACTGATGTGGAGTACGCGGCGCAGCTTGCTGCGCCACGAGGCCGAAAGCGCGCTGAAGGCGTCGGAATCTGCGTCCTGCTCCGACGACGTCTCGCCATGTGCTGGTTCGGCCGTGGAAGAACAAGTGGAACGACCGGAGGGCACCAAGGGCACCCGACGCACAAAAGCGCCCGCGCGAGCGTTTCGTCGCGGTCGGGGCCCGGGCCCCAAGCGCATCGCCTTCGAAGCCGCGCTAAAGGATCAGGTGCAGTCCGGCGATCTGCGCCTGTTCTCGCAAGACGAGCGTGAACGAAACGCAGCCGCGTATCAGGCTGCCGCGTCACTTCCTGCGCCACTTTCTCGCGGAACAGCTCGGCGTTACGTGGTGCAAGCTCTGCCACGCTTGGAGAAGAGCGGCGCGCCTCTCGAGTTGCCGACGTCAGCGGGCGCACCGAAGTCCGGCTGA